The following are from one region of the Dreissena polymorpha isolate Duluth1 chromosome 2, UMN_Dpol_1.0, whole genome shotgun sequence genome:
- the LOC127865789 gene encoding p53 and DNA damage-regulated protein 1-like isoform X3 produces the protein MMAYGSPHTSVRGHEGQGKVMELMYEMEMAAEDILTDKQQIIDLDRKRQKTREAIRVLSKDHKSDKHWVCVGNMFLKLPAARTKTVLNEDFNKLDGEINSLRTNLKQKVNKLRDLEMKEDIKGFNLTPLSKSDLQHIDNYF, from the exons atgatggcctatggcagcCCCCACACCAGTGTTAGAGGTCATGAGGGTCAAGGCAAAGTTATGGAGCTGATGTATGAAATGGAGATGGCAGCAGAAGACATCCTGACTGATAAGCAGCAGATTATTGACCTTGACAGAAAGCGACAGAAGACAAGAGAGGCCATAAG AGTGTTATCCAAAGACCACAAAAGTGACAAGCACTGGGTCTGTGTTGGAAACATGTTCCTGAAACTTCCGGCAGCAAGAACAAAGACTGTTCTTAATGAAG ATTTCAACAAGCTTGATGGAGAAATCAACTCATTACGCACCAATCTCAAACAAAAAGTGAACAAACTGCGAGACCTAGAAATGAAGGAGGACATTAAGGGCTTTAACCTGACACCTCTCAGCAAGTCTGACCTCCAACACATAGACAACTACTTCTGA
- the LOC127865789 gene encoding p53 and DNA damage-regulated protein 1-like isoform X1 produces the protein MCECCCCLLFARVKYDPFSVNYVYNLQQVSKVKGETENEEIQVHMMAYGSPHTSVRGHEGQGKVMELMYEMEMAAEDILTDKQQIIDLDRKRQKTREAIRVLSKDHKSDKHWVCVGNMFLKLPAARTKTVLNEDFNKLDGEINSLRTNLKQKVNKLRDLEMKEDIKGFNLTPLSKSDLQHIDNYF, from the exons ATGTGTGAATGCTGCTGTTGTCTTCTCTTTGCCAGGGTGAAATATGACCCTTTTAGTGTAAATTATGTATACAACTTACAGCAAGTCAGCAAGGTAAAGGGagaaacagaaaatgaagagaTACAAG tgcacatgatggcctatggcagcCCCCACACCAGTGTTAGAGGTCATGAGGGTCAAGGCAAAGTTATGGAGCTGATGTATGAAATGGAGATGGCAGCAGAAGACATCCTGACTGATAAGCAGCAGATTATTGACCTTGACAGAAAGCGACAGAAGACAAGAGAGGCCATAAG AGTGTTATCCAAAGACCACAAAAGTGACAAGCACTGGGTCTGTGTTGGAAACATGTTCCTGAAACTTCCGGCAGCAAGAACAAAGACTGTTCTTAATGAAG ATTTCAACAAGCTTGATGGAGAAATCAACTCATTACGCACCAATCTCAAACAAAAAGTGAACAAACTGCGAGACCTAGAAATGAAGGAGGACATTAAGGGCTTTAACCTGACACCTCTCAGCAAGTCTGACCTCCAACACATAGACAACTACTTCTGA
- the LOC127865789 gene encoding p53 and DNA damage-regulated protein 1-like isoform X2, whose protein sequence is MHLFILHLYTVHMMAYGSPHTSVRGHEGQGKVMELMYEMEMAAEDILTDKQQIIDLDRKRQKTREAIRVLSKDHKSDKHWVCVGNMFLKLPAARTKTVLNEDFNKLDGEINSLRTNLKQKVNKLRDLEMKEDIKGFNLTPLSKSDLQHIDNYF, encoded by the exons ATGCATCTAtttattttacacttgtataccG tgcacatgatggcctatggcagcCCCCACACCAGTGTTAGAGGTCATGAGGGTCAAGGCAAAGTTATGGAGCTGATGTATGAAATGGAGATGGCAGCAGAAGACATCCTGACTGATAAGCAGCAGATTATTGACCTTGACAGAAAGCGACAGAAGACAAGAGAGGCCATAAG AGTGTTATCCAAAGACCACAAAAGTGACAAGCACTGGGTCTGTGTTGGAAACATGTTCCTGAAACTTCCGGCAGCAAGAACAAAGACTGTTCTTAATGAAG ATTTCAACAAGCTTGATGGAGAAATCAACTCATTACGCACCAATCTCAAACAAAAAGTGAACAAACTGCGAGACCTAGAAATGAAGGAGGACATTAAGGGCTTTAACCTGACACCTCTCAGCAAGTCTGACCTCCAACACATAGACAACTACTTCTGA